From Bradyrhizobium sp. NDS-1, the proteins below share one genomic window:
- a CDS encoding CoA transferase, whose translation MGVLSHLRIVEVGSSAATSYCARLFADFGADVQKVEPPSGDPLRLSAPLTPRAQSAWFAFLSINKSSIMIDPTESDASKRLSALIEGGDILLDGREIDSAECPPIDIVAICKRCPNLIYLEASWFGRVGPYARYAATDSTIRALAGLIKLVGPSEGPPLHAPDFQTGILAGLWGFIATASSIIGRTHSGAGRSLSLSVLESTVTLSEFLMCEAFEHGDVMRRTGTNRFWRAFPWGIYETTKGWLGVSVETPAQWRAFCDMLGLSDLRDDSTLIVVDARLKNMEAIERKIISRLKGRPAVEWFAEGVKRRIPLVSVPEISSLIRDEEKRLRGAIVPVSFGEEEGVTVGAAQRLAVTPPLLGGRVPALGEQQVFTNRPTRPASTELRAPAPSAAERLPLHGLRIIDFTMGWAGPLCTRTLADLGADVIKIEAIQYPDWWRGADRRSAYVDEQMYEKKTRFCIMNRNKRGITLDLSRPQGVALAKRLLTIADAAIDNYSVNVLPKLGLSYDALRELNPQLVMMSMSAFGVSSVHRECRAYGSTLEQGSGLPAVIGNAGGPPVMGHVAFGDAVGGLNGCAAVLVALIHAQTTGKGQYIDLAQIECMMPFAAPWITLHSIDGLPPKRYGNRHPQFVPHGCFRCAGEDNWIVVAATDQGMWHRLAWLIGRPDWAEDASLKYPESRRLIEDAIEREIAAWTRTRDADEAMSELQAVKVAAGVARLPIDLLDDRHLRSRAFLQEVERDFVGRHPQPSMPIRESKGPYVVCAPAPTLGQHNEEIFSELLGLSNAEIEELMRQGIIGTSMLSEAELARAKEA comes from the coding sequence ATGGGAGTTCTATCTCACTTGCGTATCGTGGAGGTCGGTAGCTCGGCGGCAACAAGTTACTGCGCGCGCCTGTTCGCAGATTTCGGAGCCGATGTTCAGAAGGTCGAGCCGCCATCTGGCGATCCACTTCGCCTGAGTGCGCCGCTGACGCCGCGCGCGCAGAGTGCGTGGTTCGCGTTCTTGAGCATCAACAAGTCAAGCATCATGATAGATCCCACTGAATCGGATGCGAGCAAGAGGTTATCGGCTCTGATCGAGGGGGGCGACATCCTGCTCGATGGTCGAGAGATCGACTCCGCAGAGTGCCCGCCCATTGATATCGTCGCCATCTGCAAGCGCTGTCCCAATTTGATCTACCTCGAAGCGAGCTGGTTTGGGCGTGTCGGCCCGTATGCGCGATACGCCGCGACGGATTCGACCATCCGCGCGCTCGCGGGTCTAATCAAGCTCGTTGGACCCTCCGAGGGGCCGCCATTGCACGCTCCGGATTTCCAAACGGGAATCCTTGCCGGACTGTGGGGCTTCATTGCTACGGCTTCATCGATTATTGGACGAACGCACTCTGGTGCGGGCCGATCGTTATCGCTCAGTGTTCTCGAGTCGACCGTGACCCTAAGCGAGTTTTTGATGTGCGAAGCGTTTGAGCACGGCGATGTCATGCGCCGGACTGGCACTAACCGCTTTTGGCGGGCATTCCCGTGGGGCATATACGAAACGACGAAGGGCTGGCTCGGCGTTTCGGTCGAGACGCCCGCACAATGGCGAGCATTCTGCGACATGCTCGGCCTGTCCGATTTGCGCGATGATTCGACTTTGATCGTCGTTGACGCTCGTTTGAAGAATATGGAAGCGATTGAGCGGAAGATCATTTCGAGGTTGAAGGGTCGCCCAGCAGTGGAGTGGTTTGCAGAGGGAGTGAAACGTAGAATCCCACTCGTATCAGTGCCCGAAATATCCAGTCTGATTCGGGATGAGGAGAAGCGGCTGCGCGGCGCGATAGTGCCTGTTAGTTTTGGTGAAGAGGAGGGCGTCACGGTCGGAGCCGCCCAGCGGCTGGCAGTGACACCGCCCCTCCTCGGAGGCAGAGTTCCGGCACTTGGCGAGCAGCAGGTCTTCACAAACCGCCCAACTCGCCCGGCTAGCACTGAGTTGCGAGCACCAGCTCCCAGCGCTGCTGAACGGTTGCCCTTACACGGGCTGCGCATCATTGACTTCACGATGGGCTGGGCGGGCCCTTTGTGTACACGTACACTCGCTGACCTCGGTGCGGACGTCATAAAAATCGAGGCCATTCAATATCCGGATTGGTGGCGCGGCGCCGATAGGCGATCTGCATACGTCGACGAGCAGATGTACGAAAAGAAGACGCGGTTCTGCATCATGAATCGTAACAAGCGCGGTATCACCCTTGATCTGTCACGACCGCAAGGCGTCGCACTTGCAAAACGCCTTCTGACGATAGCCGACGCTGCCATCGACAACTATTCGGTCAATGTGCTGCCGAAGCTCGGGCTCAGTTATGACGCTCTTCGAGAGCTCAACCCACAGTTGGTCATGATGTCAATGTCGGCATTCGGGGTGAGCAGCGTTCATCGCGAATGCCGCGCCTACGGATCTACTCTCGAACAGGGATCGGGGTTACCAGCGGTGATTGGCAATGCCGGTGGGCCTCCTGTGATGGGTCATGTCGCGTTTGGGGATGCCGTAGGCGGTTTGAACGGATGCGCTGCAGTTCTGGTTGCGTTGATCCACGCTCAAACTACCGGGAAGGGACAGTACATTGACCTTGCGCAGATCGAATGCATGATGCCGTTCGCAGCGCCATGGATTACGCTTCACTCGATCGACGGTCTGCCGCCGAAAAGGTATGGCAATAGACATCCGCAGTTCGTTCCGCACGGCTGCTTCCGATGCGCAGGTGAGGATAACTGGATCGTGGTAGCGGCTACCGATCAGGGCATGTGGCATCGACTCGCGTGGCTTATTGGTCGGCCCGACTGGGCCGAGGACGCATCGCTGAAATATCCAGAATCCCGCCGGCTTATTGAGGATGCCATCGAACGAGAAATTGCGGCCTGGACGCGTACTCGCGATGCGGATGAGGCCATGTCCGAGTTGCAGGCGGTAAAAGTTGCCGCCGGTGTGGCTCGGCTGCCAATTGACCTGCTCGATGACCGGCATCTCAGGTCGCGCGCATTTCTGCAGGAAGTCGAACGTGACTTCGTAGGCCGGCATCCGCAGCCTTCGATGCCGATCCGCGAAAGTAAAGGTCCCTACGTGGTCTGCGCACCAGCTCCGACGCTGGGGCAACATAACGAAGAGATCTTCTCCGAGCTCCTCGGGCTCTCCAATGCAGAGATCGAAGAGTTGATGAGGCAGGGTATCATCGGCACATCAATGCTCTCCGAAGCAGAGCTAGCAAGAGCAAAAGAGGCATAG
- a CDS encoding SDR family oxidoreductase: MSKDSFCAIVTGSSSGVGAATACLLARDGARLVINYVHNRGGAEHTAEACKKLGAAAVVVVQGDVSRDEDCRKIVRGAAVWGKLDALVNNAGSTKHVQHGNLSGLSAEDFQRIYAVNTIGPYQMIRAARSLLEASAKKSGRAAAVVNVSSVAGINGDGSSLAYVGSKGALNIMSLSLAKALAPWIRVNTVCPGYIDTPWYAKGCGELRAKQIRDSVLEKVPLKTVSTAEDVAQLVYFLANSGSSNITGEYLRIDGGMHLVS, from the coding sequence ATGTCAAAAGACAGTTTCTGCGCGATCGTGACGGGCTCGTCATCGGGGGTTGGAGCGGCAACTGCGTGTCTCCTCGCAAGGGATGGAGCTCGCCTTGTCATAAATTACGTCCATAATCGCGGGGGGGCCGAACATACCGCTGAAGCGTGTAAGAAGTTGGGCGCGGCCGCGGTCGTAGTGGTGCAAGGCGACGTCTCGCGTGATGAAGATTGCAGAAAGATCGTCCGTGGCGCAGCGGTTTGGGGAAAACTGGACGCGCTCGTGAATAATGCTGGCAGCACTAAACACGTTCAGCACGGCAATCTCAGCGGATTATCCGCTGAGGACTTTCAGCGCATATACGCGGTCAACACGATAGGCCCATATCAGATGATCCGCGCCGCGAGATCCTTGTTGGAAGCGAGCGCTAAGAAATCGGGAAGGGCTGCCGCGGTGGTTAACGTATCTTCTGTCGCGGGTATCAACGGGGATGGTTCCTCACTGGCTTATGTCGGGAGCAAGGGCGCGCTCAACATCATGTCGCTGTCGCTCGCAAAAGCGCTCGCGCCATGGATTCGCGTCAACACGGTTTGCCCGGGCTATATTGACACGCCCTGGTACGCCAAGGGCTGCGGTGAGCTCCGGGCCAAACAGATACGCGATTCTGTCCTCGAGAAGGTGCCGCTGAAGACCGTCTCGACCGCCGAGGATGTCGCGCAGCTTGTGTATTTCCTTGCGAATTCTGGGTCGAGCAACATAACCGGCGAGTACCTGCGGATAGATGGCGGTATGCACCTCGTTTCATGA
- a CDS encoding class I adenylate-forming enzyme family protein has product MTTARETRQLQDRVASMLRKVEELESAYETITVGELVSRRATTHGSTVAINVFDRHEFVTYSEMDRLSNQYAHALRAFGVRKGDRIGVMLSNRIEFPILWFAIAKLGAVIVPINMRYTSREIEYVISETQARYAVVDESAWSVFSAMEPWPPCLARERVIPVESHSGGAAPALDQLLKGFDHSPVKEDIHPDDLLNIQYTSGTTGFPKGCMLTHDYWGVSSYQWACWDGQSYNTYLSAQPFFYIDPQWHLLNSYRHGGTFYLAPQVSSSRFIGWVKQHRIEWCQFSELVARQAEAADEDGTTCLKQTINWGWSPNTVRQFRKRFRVPTQDAYGMTEIGFGTRMTSELDDMAETGSVGIPVPFRALRLMNEDGSLTPIGSVGELWVSGRGMFSGYWNKPEANAALFEGKWFKTGDLMRRDQLGFYWLVGRTKDMIRRSGENIAAREVEAVIREIPEIADVAAVPVCDSKRGEEVKIYVELKEGVKCCDLLVERILDHARAGLAVFKLPRYIAFIPKLPRTTSSNKVLKRELIAVSDQISGSYDVERKRWC; this is encoded by the coding sequence ATGACCACTGCAAGAGAGACAAGACAGCTGCAAGACCGCGTCGCTAGCATGTTACGCAAGGTCGAGGAGCTAGAATCCGCGTACGAGACGATCACGGTCGGAGAGCTAGTCTCGAGACGCGCGACAACGCACGGTTCAACGGTGGCGATCAACGTTTTCGACCGTCATGAGTTTGTCACCTACTCTGAGATGGACCGGCTATCAAACCAATACGCACACGCGCTGCGCGCGTTCGGCGTACGTAAGGGCGATCGTATTGGCGTGATGCTGTCCAATCGCATCGAATTCCCGATCCTTTGGTTCGCGATTGCGAAGCTCGGGGCGGTGATCGTCCCGATCAACATGCGTTATACTTCGAGGGAGATCGAATACGTTATTAGCGAAACACAGGCGAGGTATGCCGTTGTCGACGAGTCCGCATGGTCAGTGTTCTCGGCCATGGAGCCTTGGCCGCCATGTCTTGCTAGGGAACGGGTGATCCCCGTTGAGTCGCATTCCGGTGGAGCGGCGCCCGCTCTCGATCAATTGCTCAAGGGCTTCGACCATTCTCCCGTGAAAGAGGATATCCACCCCGACGACTTGTTAAACATTCAATATACCTCGGGCACAACGGGCTTTCCGAAGGGGTGCATGTTGACGCATGATTACTGGGGCGTGAGCTCTTATCAGTGGGCGTGTTGGGACGGACAGTCGTACAACACATATTTGTCTGCGCAGCCCTTCTTCTATATTGATCCCCAATGGCATCTCCTGAACTCGTATCGCCACGGAGGCACGTTCTACTTAGCACCGCAAGTGAGCTCGAGCCGGTTTATCGGTTGGGTGAAGCAGCACCGCATCGAGTGGTGTCAGTTCTCCGAGCTGGTGGCGCGCCAAGCTGAGGCAGCCGATGAAGACGGAACGACATGTCTCAAGCAGACTATCAATTGGGGATGGAGTCCAAATACAGTACGCCAGTTTCGGAAACGCTTCCGGGTGCCTACCCAGGACGCTTACGGGATGACGGAAATTGGCTTCGGCACGCGCATGACGAGCGAACTCGACGACATGGCCGAGACGGGTTCAGTGGGAATTCCTGTGCCATTTCGCGCGCTACGATTGATGAACGAAGATGGTAGCCTCACGCCCATCGGCAGTGTCGGTGAGTTGTGGGTGAGCGGCCGCGGGATGTTCAGCGGTTATTGGAATAAGCCGGAGGCAAATGCCGCCTTGTTTGAAGGCAAGTGGTTCAAGACCGGCGATCTGATGCGTCGTGATCAACTTGGCTTCTACTGGTTGGTGGGACGCACGAAGGACATGATCCGACGCTCCGGCGAGAATATCGCTGCGCGCGAGGTGGAAGCCGTTATCCGCGAAATTCCCGAGATTGCCGATGTCGCGGCCGTGCCCGTTTGCGATTCAAAGCGCGGGGAGGAAGTCAAGATCTACGTGGAGCTGAAAGAAGGTGTCAAATGTTGCGACCTCCTTGTGGAACGCATTCTCGACCATGCTCGTGCCGGTCTTGCCGTATTCAAACTGCCGCGGTATATCGCCTTTATTCCGAAACTTCCTAGAACGACTTCCAGCAATAAAGTCCTCAAACGTGAGCTGATAGCCGTGAGCGACCAGATTTCTGGTTCTTACGACGTTGAACGGAAGCGATGGTGCTGA
- a CDS encoding C45 family peptidase encodes MSLKFISFAGGSRERGRQHGEIMRSEISRNAEFYLKRFCAYGTDQKAVQSEAECWLSFVEKLSPEYVDELRGVAEAANRSVETVTMLNIRHEIWLRLMARRAASLSNLVLDGCTSTGLMPEATSHGAAMLAQTIDGQAAVCGTLFVGKMPRGKTVSWLGIFEAGCVGPTAGLNEVGIGLVCNSMLTAIDGRGRMTAPFKLRSRSILEARTFDRAISVIINTDRSISMNYLIGHAEGEVMSIETSPNAKRYLYPKRGIITHANHFEPGGVIASEWERFVPDSPFRSRRFARHLRSKLGAIDVDHILAGLKDHFSYPASICCHPAEGSWPNSTLAAVILDLQRLTLFATDGPPCGAPLQRFGLTT; translated from the coding sequence ATGAGTTTGAAGTTCATTAGCTTCGCTGGAGGGTCTCGCGAGCGCGGAAGGCAACACGGAGAGATAATGCGATCGGAAATCTCGAGGAATGCGGAATTCTATCTGAAGCGTTTCTGTGCATACGGCACCGATCAGAAAGCCGTCCAATCCGAAGCCGAGTGTTGGCTTTCCTTTGTAGAGAAGCTATCACCGGAGTACGTCGACGAACTGCGAGGCGTCGCCGAAGCGGCCAATCGGTCTGTGGAAACAGTCACGATGCTCAATATCCGGCATGAAATTTGGCTTCGTCTGATGGCTCGACGAGCTGCTAGTCTGTCAAACCTAGTTCTCGATGGCTGCACCTCTACTGGATTGATGCCCGAAGCGACGTCGCACGGCGCGGCAATGCTGGCGCAAACAATCGATGGGCAGGCGGCTGTTTGTGGCACTTTGTTTGTCGGAAAGATGCCGAGAGGCAAGACGGTATCTTGGCTCGGAATTTTCGAAGCTGGCTGCGTGGGTCCTACCGCCGGTCTAAATGAAGTAGGTATTGGTTTGGTCTGCAATAGCATGCTCACGGCCATTGATGGCAGGGGCCGGATGACCGCACCGTTTAAGCTGAGATCCCGTTCCATTCTCGAAGCACGAACATTCGATCGTGCCATAAGCGTCATTATCAACACGGACCGTAGCATCTCTATGAATTATCTGATCGGTCACGCCGAGGGTGAAGTGATGAGCATTGAAACCTCTCCTAACGCCAAACGGTATCTTTATCCCAAGCGTGGAATAATCACTCACGCAAATCACTTCGAGCCTGGAGGAGTTATCGCTTCAGAATGGGAGCGCTTTGTACCCGATAGCCCATTTCGATCCCGCAGGTTCGCCCGCCACCTCCGCTCAAAGCTCGGGGCCATCGATGTAGATCACATTTTGGCAGGTCTAAAAGACCACTTTTCCTATCCGGCATCGATTTGCTGTCATCCTGCTGAGGGTTCTTGGCCAAATAGTACTCTAGCGGCAGTCATTTTGGATCTGCAGCGGCTTACGTTATTTGCCACCGACGGGCCGCCGTGCGGCGCGCCGCTACAGCGGTTTGGGCTCACGACCTAA
- a CDS encoding amidase, which yields MQELIRDTACAVVEKLRNGEVTPLDLLDVLEARIAEVDDKLNALPILCFDRARKNAQALMRRPASERGLLAGMPVPIKDLTDVVGVRNTYGSRIFANNVPARSDILVERLEENGAVIYARSNTPEFGAGANTVNEIFGPTLNPWNPLRSAAGSSGGAAVALATGMAWLAHGSDMGGSLRNPASFCSVVGLRPSIGRVAHTPKFKIDRNLGMPGPMARNVEDVALMLDAMSGEHPGDPLSLPKLTKSFLSAARSGINPKRVAYSPDFGITPVDPQVAAITRIAAARFAEVGAIVEEAHPDFRETHECFHVLRAFDFAVSKAALLRSNRDLLKADVIWNIEEGLKLTVEQIERAEAQRVAMAARAVDFFKKYDLLLSPATIVEPFAVQDRFVTECDGKRFKHYVDWVAIASAITLACCPALSLPCGFTSSGLPVGLQMVAAPRAEGQLLAGAKMLEDILGVRENTPIDPRAPT from the coding sequence GTGCAGGAGCTGATCCGAGATACTGCTTGCGCCGTTGTCGAGAAGCTGAGGAACGGTGAGGTCACGCCACTAGATCTCTTGGATGTGCTGGAAGCACGGATTGCAGAGGTCGACGACAAGCTCAACGCGCTGCCAATCTTGTGTTTCGATCGCGCGCGCAAGAACGCTCAGGCGCTGATGAGGCGGCCTGCCAGCGAGCGCGGTCTCCTGGCCGGTATGCCGGTGCCCATCAAAGATCTGACGGATGTGGTCGGTGTGCGCAACACCTACGGCTCGCGAATTTTCGCAAATAACGTCCCCGCTCGGTCGGATATCCTCGTTGAGCGCCTCGAAGAGAATGGCGCAGTCATCTATGCTAGGTCGAATACGCCAGAGTTCGGGGCCGGCGCCAACACCGTCAACGAGATATTCGGGCCAACGCTCAACCCCTGGAACCCGTTGCGCTCTGCCGCCGGATCGTCCGGTGGAGCTGCGGTCGCCCTTGCCACAGGCATGGCCTGGCTTGCGCATGGCTCGGATATGGGGGGCTCGTTACGAAATCCGGCAAGCTTCTGCAGCGTGGTAGGCCTGCGGCCCAGCATTGGGCGGGTGGCACATACACCGAAATTCAAGATCGACCGCAATCTCGGTATGCCGGGACCGATGGCACGCAACGTCGAAGATGTTGCCCTGATGTTGGATGCAATGAGCGGCGAGCATCCAGGCGACCCGTTATCGCTCCCTAAGCTGACTAAGTCCTTCCTTTCGGCCGCGCGCTCTGGCATAAATCCAAAGCGAGTTGCTTATTCCCCCGATTTCGGCATCACGCCCGTGGACCCGCAAGTTGCGGCGATCACGCGCATTGCGGCCGCCCGGTTTGCAGAAGTGGGCGCAATCGTCGAAGAGGCTCATCCCGATTTTCGCGAAACTCATGAGTGCTTCCACGTGCTCCGCGCATTCGATTTCGCGGTCAGTAAAGCGGCTCTGTTGCGCAGCAATCGCGATCTCCTGAAAGCCGACGTTATTTGGAACATCGAGGAAGGGCTGAAACTTACGGTCGAGCAGATCGAGCGCGCCGAGGCGCAGCGCGTAGCGATGGCTGCGCGTGCTGTGGACTTTTTTAAGAAATACGACCTGCTCTTGTCACCCGCAACCATCGTCGAGCCGTTCGCGGTGCAAGACCGTTTTGTCACAGAATGCGACGGCAAGAGGTTCAAGCACTATGTGGATTGGGTCGCGATCGCCTCTGCAATCACACTGGCGTGTTGTCCAGCACTATCTCTGCCCTGCGGCTTCACTAGCTCTGGCCTGCCGGTCGGATTGCAGATGGTCGCCGCGCCTCGCGCTGAGGGCCAGCTCCTGGCTGGCGCCAAAATGCTGGAGGATATTTTGGGCGTGCGGGAAAATACACCCATCGACCCAAGGGCACCAACGTGA
- the ccrA gene encoding crotonyl-CoA carboxylase/reductase, with the protein MAHELSPPASCRKQLYEVGEIPPLGHVPDRMYAWAIRRERHGPPEASILVEVVPTWPIADDEVLVFVAAAGVNYNGIWAGLGTPISPFDMHKFHYHIAGSDAAGVVWAVGAKVRRWKVGDEIIVHCNQDDGDDEDCNGGEPLLSPSQRIWGYETPDGSFAQFCRVQSRQLMPKPEHLTWEEAACYTLTLATAYRMLFGHVPHVLKAGDDVLVWGASGGLGVFGVQLAVASGANAIGIISEASKAEYVLALGAKGVINRKEFNCWGTMPTIDSPQYKTWIQEVRRFGRAIWDITGKRDVDIVFEHPGEQTFPVSTIIVKRGGMVVFCGGTTGLNITFDARYVWMRQKRIQGSHFANLKQASAANRLVIDRRIDPCMSEVFPWEEIARAHTRMWKNQHKPGNMAVLINAPRTGLRNFKDILKAAGA; encoded by the coding sequence ATTGCTCACGAACTGTCACCACCAGCTTCCTGTCGGAAGCAACTCTACGAAGTCGGTGAGATTCCGCCGCTGGGGCACGTCCCCGACCGCATGTACGCGTGGGCGATACGTCGCGAGCGCCACGGGCCGCCGGAGGCTTCAATTCTCGTTGAGGTCGTGCCTACCTGGCCGATTGCCGACGACGAGGTACTCGTTTTTGTGGCGGCCGCCGGCGTCAACTATAACGGAATCTGGGCCGGGTTAGGCACGCCAATCTCACCCTTCGACATGCACAAATTCCATTATCATATTGCCGGGTCGGACGCGGCCGGGGTTGTGTGGGCGGTAGGAGCAAAAGTGCGACGCTGGAAGGTCGGTGACGAGATCATCGTTCACTGCAACCAGGACGACGGCGATGACGAGGATTGCAACGGGGGCGAACCGCTCCTCTCGCCGTCCCAGCGGATCTGGGGATATGAGACCCCGGACGGCTCGTTCGCACAGTTCTGCCGTGTGCAATCACGACAGTTGATGCCAAAACCAGAGCACCTGACCTGGGAGGAGGCGGCCTGTTACACACTAACCCTCGCAACTGCCTACCGGATGCTGTTCGGGCACGTGCCCCACGTTCTCAAGGCAGGCGACGACGTGCTGGTGTGGGGCGCGTCGGGCGGACTCGGAGTGTTCGGGGTCCAACTCGCCGTCGCATCCGGTGCTAACGCGATTGGCATAATTTCCGAAGCCAGTAAAGCCGAATACGTTCTGGCACTCGGCGCCAAGGGTGTCATTAACCGCAAAGAATTCAACTGCTGGGGTACAATGCCCACGATAGATTCGCCCCAATATAAAACCTGGATCCAAGAGGTTCGGCGGTTTGGTAGAGCAATCTGGGATATCACGGGAAAGCGCGACGTCGACATCGTGTTCGAGCATCCAGGTGAGCAGACATTCCCAGTCTCAACCATTATCGTTAAGCGCGGTGGCATGGTTGTGTTCTGCGGCGGCACCACAGGGCTCAATATTACATTCGACGCGCGCTACGTCTGGATGCGCCAGAAACGAATCCAAGGTTCGCATTTTGCCAATCTCAAACAGGCCAGTGCGGCGAACCGCCTTGTAATCGATCGTCGCATCGACCCCTGCATGAGCGAGGTCTTCCCGTGGGAGGAGATCGCCCGAGCCCACACAAGGATGTGGAAGAACCAGCACAAGCCAGGAAATATGGCCGTCTTGATCAACGCGCCGCGGACCGGCCTACGAAATTTCAAGGATATCCTCAAGGCGGCGGGCGCTTGA
- a CDS encoding acyl-CoA synthetase: MDAASQAFLGVISGERRRSHPDVADRARRIAGGLHRLGVRQGGRVCMLMRNDIAFIEVAHAAIQLGAYAVPVNWHFKPGEIEYILRDSAASVLIGHADLLHRLDGAVPNSVKVLSVSPPPEVIVAYQVNPEHQGKPDFATDFEKWLAEQPHYSGAAVLEPMSMIYTSGTTGHPKGVRRAAPNLEQNAALERRRAMIYGHGTRSLLPGPLYHSAPNFFGIRSSRIGGVLVLMPRFESEECLRLIQSEKIDTILMVPTMFVRLLKLPDTVRNRYDLSSLRHVISAAAPCPTDVKRAMIEWWGPVIYEFYGSTESGAVTFATSQDALNKPGTVGKVLPDVELRVVGVDGRVLPTGQIGEIYSRATSYPEFTYHNKVEKRREIEHDGFITSGDIGYIDASGYVFLCDRKQDVVISGGVNIYPAEIEATLYQVPGVHDCAVFGIPDAEFGEAVMALVEPQPGAKLDVMDIRSTLKRSLADYKVPSRIEIHTCLPREDSGKIFKRRLRDPFWEKAGRKI, from the coding sequence ATGGACGCAGCATCCCAAGCTTTTCTAGGCGTCATTTCTGGCGAACGACGGCGCAGCCATCCCGATGTCGCTGATCGCGCCAGGCGCATTGCCGGCGGTCTCCATCGGCTCGGCGTGCGCCAGGGCGGCCGCGTCTGCATGTTGATGCGGAATGACATTGCGTTCATCGAGGTGGCACATGCCGCTATCCAGCTCGGCGCCTATGCCGTACCTGTAAACTGGCATTTCAAACCGGGGGAGATCGAATATATTCTGAGGGACTCCGCCGCATCGGTCTTGATCGGCCATGCTGACCTTTTACATCGATTGGATGGTGCCGTCCCGAACAGCGTCAAGGTCTTGAGCGTATCGCCTCCTCCAGAAGTTATCGTCGCCTACCAGGTAAATCCTGAGCATCAGGGAAAACCCGATTTCGCAACAGATTTCGAAAAGTGGCTTGCAGAGCAACCGCACTATTCGGGAGCCGCCGTACTGGAGCCGATGAGCATGATCTACACGTCCGGCACAACAGGCCATCCCAAAGGGGTACGTCGTGCCGCACCAAACCTCGAGCAGAATGCGGCCTTGGAGCGTCGTCGCGCGATGATCTATGGGCATGGCACGCGGTCACTCCTGCCAGGGCCACTCTATCACTCGGCGCCCAACTTCTTCGGGATTCGCTCGAGCCGCATCGGTGGCGTTCTGGTGCTAATGCCACGCTTTGAGTCTGAGGAGTGTTTGCGCCTCATTCAGTCAGAGAAGATCGATACGATCTTGATGGTGCCGACGATGTTCGTACGCCTCTTGAAGCTGCCCGACACTGTACGCAACAGATATGACTTGTCCTCGCTGCGTCACGTGATCAGTGCGGCCGCGCCTTGTCCAACTGACGTGAAGCGCGCGATGATCGAATGGTGGGGGCCAGTCATCTATGAGTTTTACGGCTCTACCGAGTCTGGCGCGGTCACCTTTGCAACCTCGCAGGACGCTCTAAACAAGCCGGGAACAGTCGGCAAAGTCTTGCCCGACGTCGAGCTGCGTGTCGTAGGCGTGGATGGACGCGTGTTGCCGACCGGACAAATCGGGGAGATCTATTCCCGCGCCACGTCATATCCTGAATTTACATACCACAACAAGGTGGAGAAGCGCCGCGAGATCGAGCACGACGGCTTCATCACCTCCGGTGATATCGGGTACATTGACGCCAGCGGGTATGTCTTTCTGTGTGACCGCAAGCAAGATGTCGTGATTTCCGGTGGGGTCAACATATATCCTGCCGAGATCGAGGCGACACTGTACCAGGTACCCGGTGTCCACGACTGCGCTGTGTTCGGCATTCCCGACGCGGAATTTGGCGAGGCGGTGATGGCGTTGGTCGAGCCGCAGCCTGGGGCAAAGCTCGACGTCATGGATATACGCTCGACTCTGAAGAGATCATTGGCTGACTACAAGGTCCCCAGCCGTATCGAGATCCACACCTGTCTGCCGCGCGAAGACTCCGGCAAGATCTTCAAGCGGCGGCTGCGTGATCCTTTTTGGGAAAAAGCTGGACGAAAAATTTGA